A region of the Candidatus Hydrogenedentota bacterium genome:
GAAGCCCGTGGTAGTCATCAGAGAGACGGTAAGAAAGGTGGCGTGGCGGGCCGCATCCGCCGGCGAGTACTCGGGCGGGGGCTCCGGGCCGTCCAGCCCGACGCTCCCCTGAAATCCGAGGAGGTTGACGGTGATCATGATGGACACGAGGGCGAGGACGAGGAAGTAGGCTTTGAACTCCGTGTTTTTCCAGGGTGCCCACCAGTCTCCCTTCAGCATGGCGAAGTAGATGCCGAAGTTTGCGCCGGCCAGGGCCATGAAAACAATGATGATGATTTCGATGGTGATACTGTCGAAGGCCGCGATGCTCGCATTGCGCGTGCTGAAGCCCCCCGTGGCCAGGGTGCTGAACGTGTGGGTGAGCGCGTCGAAGAGGTTCATCCCCGCCGCCATCAGGAGTACCGTCAGCACGACCGTCATCCCGACGTAGATTTTCCAGAGGGCGGAGGCGGTATCTCGGATTCGCGGACTCAGCCCCCGTGGATCGGGGCCGGGCGATTCCGTCTTGAACATCTGCTTGCCGCCTGCGCCCATGTAGGGCAGCACGGCGATAAAGAGCACGACGATTCCCATGCCGCCGAGCCAATGCGTGAAAGCGCGCCAGAAGAGTATCCCATCCGGCACGCGCTCGATGTCCGGCAGGACGGTGGAGCCCGTCGTGGTGAGGCCCGACATGGCTTCGAAATAGGCGTCGGCGGGTCCCAGCACACCGGAGAAGACGAAGGGGCATGCGCTCAGGCCTGCGGCCATCAGCCAGCCGATACCCACCAGGGCCAGCCCTTCGCGCTGAAACATCTGGTCCCGGGCACCGCGTCCGGTGACGACCAGGGCGAGGCCGACGAGGGCGGAGACTGAGGCCGACTCGACCAGCGCGACGAGGGACTCCCAGTCCGCCATCACGGCCGCACACAGGATGGACGGCAACATGGTGAGGCCGAGGAAGAGGGACAGGTGGCCGAGATAGCGGGCTACGATCCGGTGATTCACGGTCGTTTCAGCAGTACTTTTCGGACGGCGTCGAGGGTTTTCGCTGCCACAATCAGGACTACCGAGTCGCCCGCCAGCAAGGTGTCGTTGCCGCTGGGGATCAAGACCTTGTCGCCACGCACGATGGTGCCGATCAGGGCGCCCCGGGGCATGCGCAGATCTTTGATTTCGCTGCCCAGCGCGGGGGAGCCTTCTTTGATGCCCAGTTCAAGGATTTCGACCTGGCCATCGCCGAGAATCGCCAGGGACGTTACGTCGCCCCGGAACATCATTTTCAGAATTCGGTCGGCGATCGAGGCACGCGGCGTAACGGCGAGGTCAATACCCAGGCGCTTTACCAGGGGGGCAAAGTCGGGCTGGTGGACAATGGCCGCGACCGACTTGGCGCCCACCTCCTTCGCCAGCACCGCCGCCATGATGTTGCGCTCATCGTCGCCCGTCGCCGCCACAAACAAATCCATGGTGTCCACATGTTCCTGCTCCAGGGAGACCCGCGAGGTAGCGTCTCGACAGACCACTTTGGCCTTGCCCAGTTTCTCGGCGAGGCGAGAGGAGCGTTCTTCATTGCGCTCGAAGACCTTCACGGTTTTCATCTTTCCTTCGAGGGCCTGGGCGAGGCGCAGTCCGATCGTGCCGCCGCCCATGATCGCCACGCGCTGGGGCTTGATCTCTTCGCCGTGAAAGAGCTTCTGAATCTGGCGGAGGGCTTCGTGATTGCCGATCAGTGTCACCAGATCGCCGGGCAGCACCACCGAATCGCCGTGGGGGATGATGCAGACTCCGTCGCGCTCGATCACCCCGAGCAGCACCCCGCTGCCCGGTTTGATGACGTCTTTGAGAGTTCTGCCGTCTGTGGTGGGCGATTTGGCGGCCCGCAATTGGAGCATCTGCGCCCGGCCGCGGCCAAATTCGAGTGAGGAGACGATGCCGGGATGTTCGATGTAGTTGGCGATTTCCAAGGCGGCCAGGGCGTCCGGGCTCAAAATATAGTCGATGCCCAGTACGGTCTCATAGAGGATGTTGGACTCCATGTACATGGGATTGTCCACCCGTGCCACGACCTTTTTGGCTCCCAGTCCTTTGGCGGTGGCCGCCGCGATGAGGTTTTTCTCGTCGTTGCCCATACTGGCGACGAATAGATCGGCGCTGCCCACGTTGAGCGACTGCAGGAGCAGCACGGAGGAACCGTCGCCGGTGGCGGTGCTGACGTCCAATGCATAGTCTATCTGCTCTATCATGTCCGGGTTCTGCTCGATTACCGTGACGTCCTGATGCTCCGAACTCAGCAATCGCGCCAGATGGAAGCCCACCCGTCCCCCGCCGGCGATAAATATATTCATAATGCTCTTGCTCCTCCCAGGCTCCCGCCCTTGGTGAAGGGCGCATGGTCCTACAAAGGTCGCTCCCGAGTCAACCCCCCGACGCGGTGCACACGCGTCAATGAACGTTCCGAGCGCGGTCAGTGGCGCGATGTCCCTGAAACGCGCTATGCTGCGGCGAAGACACGGGCAGCTTCCGGGAGTACGCTTTTGACCGTAAAATACCATCGAAATGCCGAGCGACCAGTGACGCCACCCCGGCGGCAGACGCCCTGGATGCGTCAGGGTAGGCCCGTCGGTCGGATGAGCCGCCGCCAGGCCATGTTTGTAATTGCAGGCTTTCTCCTTTCCGCCGTCCTGCTGAGCCAGCTCGCGGTACGGCGCGCCCGTCTGGATCCCTATGCGCTCCAGCCGGTGGTGCGTGGTGAGGGGGCCATCGTCTACACGACGCCGTTGGCGGAAGGCGGGGGCCTCGTGGGGCTTGAGGTCGCGGTGTCGGGGGAGAAAGTGCTTCCGGCGGAGTGGAGCATTCCCAAACCCTATTGGGATGTATTGACTGCCGGGGAGCGTCTGGCGGTGGTTTATCAGGTTCACCCGGACGGTTCGGCCCTCCGGGTGATCGAGTGCGGGATAGTTGCGCTGCCAGACCGGATTCGCTAAGCTAGGAGCCTGCGGCGGCATAACGCATGAACCCGCGCCACACCGACTTACAAGCTCCTGGCCCCAACCGAAATCTATCGTCATCATGAGTCTCACGCCCGAAGAAATGCGCCGCATATTCCGAGGCACGGTCATTGTACGCAAGCCGACCTACGGAATAGTCCGTGGTTATCACGAGCTGCCCTACATCTGCCTGGGACCGTCTTTTGAATCCGGTTACGAGACCACCAAGGTGACCGGCAAAGTTCAAGTGTCGCCCCAGTTTCTGATCCGTCCGTCCCACTATTCGCCGAGCTACCAAGACATTTTCGGCAGTGACAACGTGGATATGGCCCTGTCCGGTCGTATTTTCGGGTATATGGGATTCCCGCGCAAGCCCATGGAATGCAAATCCGAGTATCTGGAGATCGCCCACGGCAACGAAGCGGTGGACGACCTGCTCTCGACCTGCCTGGACGAACTGGAACGCCGCGAAGACATCACGACCGGCGTTCTGATCTCGCCGGACAACCGCTATTTCCCCATTTCCGTCGAGCGCTTCATCAGCGCCGTACTGGACGACGAATTTTCTCTGTGACTCCCCGCGGCGCACGCCTGAAGGAAATCGAACATGAAAACCGCCTATGAACTCGCCATGGAACGCCTCGAAGCGGCTTCGGGCCCCACGCGAAAGCTCAACGAAGAGGAGAAGTCGGCACTCGCCGAAATCGACAGCAGGTACGATGCGCAGATTGCGGCCCTGCGCTTCGATTTTGAGGCGCAGATTGCCTCGGCCACCACGCGCGAGTCCTACCTGGCGTTGAAAGAAGAAATGGCCCGGGAGATCAACGCCGCGGAAGAGCGCCGGACCCACGCCAAAGACGCCATCTGGGGTACGGACTGATCCTGCCCATGACCGAGATCGCGCGCGCAGAAAATACGACGATGTCCACCGCCCGAGGTATCCGGATGCGCCGCGCCCTGGCGCTCCTGGCCTTCGCGGTTCTCGCCCTCGTTCTGGTGACCGTGGATCGCCGGATGGTTCAGTCGCCCGACGCGGGTTACCAGCTCGAGAGCGCCACGTGGCGGGCGGAGATAGCCGATCTTCCCACGCTGTTTGCCCAGTGGAATGACCTCAACACGAGCGCGGCCATGCGCCGGGCATCGCCCGCGTTGCATCAGGCCGTGCCCCTGGGCGTGCGACGCATGACGGGTGTCCGGCCCACGCCCGGCCGCGTACGACTCTGGCTGGGGCGGAGCCTGTTCCTGTCCGGCAATGACGAGGGCTGGTGCCTTACCTTGCGCCCGGGTGTCGCACTGCGCACCCTGGCCTGGTTCGGTTCGCCCCTGCGCCGACCGGATGACGACGATTTCTGGCGGGACTACGCGAGCGCCTGGCACGGCGGATTCCTCCTGGTGGCATCCTCACAGACCTATCTCGACAAGATCGTTGCGGAGGGGAAACCCGTGGCGAAAGGGGGCGTACCGACGGATGCCCTTCGCCTTTCCTGGGATGGCGCCTATCCCGGAATTGCAGAGGTCGCCATCGCCGAGCAACTCCCGGTTCTGTTCAACATCAAGGCGCCCGCGGCGCCCGAGGCGAAATTGCGCTACGCGGCGGGCTGGCCCGAAGCCGTGGTAACCTATAACGCCCATCGGGGCGCGCCCGCGACCGCCGTCGCGTTGGCGGGGCTGTCCTGGGTTGAATCGCGACTCCATCCCGAGACGATCCAGACGATCAGAGCTCTGGTGGGTGCCTGGTGGGCGGCCTACTGCCCGCTGGATCTGGGGGCTTCACCGGTGGACGAGTGGGCTGTGGGCCTTGCCGACGCG
Encoded here:
- a CDS encoding TrkH family potassium uptake protein, producing the protein MNHRIVARYLGHLSLFLGLTMLPSILCAAVMADWESLVALVESASVSALVGLALVVTGRGARDQMFQREGLALVGIGWLMAAGLSACPFVFSGVLGPADAYFEAMSGLTTTGSTVLPDIERVPDGILFWRAFTHWLGGMGIVVLFIAVLPYMGAGGKQMFKTESPGPDPRGLSPRIRDTASALWKIYVGMTVVLTVLLMAAGMNLFDALTHTFSTLATGGFSTRNASIAAFDSITIEIIIIVFMALAGANFGIYFAMLKGDWWAPWKNTEFKAYFLVLALVSIMITVNLLGFQGSVGLDGPEPPPEYSPADAARHATFLTVSLMTTTGFGTEDFDYWPYFSRTLLLVIMFIGGCAGSTGGGIKVVRFIILFKMAYWRVESTFRPKTVRPIRVNGQIVDAQMQQTVYAFFFLNMVIVAAGTLYMSLLGLPFQSATTAVITTLNNVGPGLEHLGAIESFAVVPTQGKLFLSICMAAGRLELFCIGVLLLPAFWKHA
- the trkA gene encoding Trk system potassium transporter TrkA; this translates as MNIFIAGGGRVGFHLARLLSSEHQDVTVIEQNPDMIEQIDYALDVSTATGDGSSVLLLQSLNVGSADLFVASMGNDEKNLIAAATAKGLGAKKVVARVDNPMYMESNILYETVLGIDYILSPDALAALEIANYIEHPGIVSSLEFGRGRAQMLQLRAAKSPTTDGRTLKDVIKPGSGVLLGVIERDGVCIIPHGDSVVLPGDLVTLIGNHEALRQIQKLFHGEEIKPQRVAIMGGGTIGLRLAQALEGKMKTVKVFERNEERSSRLAEKLGKAKVVCRDATSRVSLEQEHVDTMDLFVAATGDDERNIMAAVLAKEVGAKSVAAIVHQPDFAPLVKRLGIDLAVTPRASIADRILKMMFRGDVTSLAILGDGQVEILELGIKEGSPALGSEIKDLRMPRGALIGTIVRGDKVLIPSGNDTLLAGDSVVLIVAAKTLDAVRKVLLKRP